From a region of the Lactuca sativa cultivar Salinas chromosome 4, Lsat_Salinas_v11, whole genome shotgun sequence genome:
- the LOC111890366 gene encoding protein ALP1-like isoform X2, with protein sequence MLQDFCTLSAMILEIDLSLGYTVALNPLQVGASIEFSEQLYHWKVIIFNNQKAMLYKKKFKKKKRFYPYFKNCIGAVDGTHVRVKVPNKDAPRYRGRKGYPTINVLAACTFDLKFTYILSGWEGTASDLRILKNALNREDKLVIPKGRYYLVDAGLPHTTTLMAPYRGVRYHLKEYSARAPENAKELFNLRHASLRNAIERAFGVLKRRFPIIRSTQEPFYSCETQSDIFLACCILHNFLLEEDRDKNLEDEVLQEMLNEP encoded by the exons ATGTTGCAAGATTTTTGCACATTGTCGGCAATGATTTTAGAAATCGATTTGTCTCTTGGCTATACTGTCGCTCTAAATCCACTACAAGTAGGTGCTTCCATAGAGTTCTCCGAGCAATTATATCACTGGAAAGTTATTATATTCAACAACCAAAAGGCGATGTTGTACAAAAAgaaattcaagaaaaaaaaacgattttatcCTTACTTCAAGAATTGTATAGGTGCAGTTGACGGGACACATGTTCGTGTCAAAGTACCTAACAAAGATGCCCCTAGATATCGTGGTCGCAAGGGATACCCTACGATAAATGTCTTAGCTGCTTGTACATTTGATTTAAAATTTACGTACATTTTAAGTGGTTGGGAGGGTACAGCATCAGACTTAAGGATACTAAAGAATGCACTCAATAGAGAAGATAAACTAGTAATTCCAAAGG GTCGATACTATTTGGTAGATGCTGGTTTGCCCCATACAACTACACTAATGGCACCATATCGCGGTGTCAGATATCATTTGAAAGAGTATTCTGCTCGGGCCCCTGAGAATGCAAAAGAGTTGTTTAATCTCCGTCATGCTTCATTACGTAACGCTATAGAACGGGCATTTGGTGTTTTAAAGAGAAGGTTTCCTATCATTAGAAGTACACAAGAACCTTTTTATTCCTGTGAAACACAATCAGACATTTTCTTGGCATGTTGTATTTTACATAACTTTTTGTTAGAAGAAGATCGAGACAAAAATCTTGAAGATGAGGTCCTACAAGAAATGTTAAATGAACCATGA
- the LOC111890366 gene encoding L10-interacting MYB domain-containing protein-like isoform X1 yields the protein MMKEEQVTKKEHIKWTNWMDSCFIQYMMTQDDKGLRISGSFIPQAYSNMVEELNQKFGKSLTKSHLKNRLKTLKSGFSQWFDMFRGTSLSGFGWNSETQLIEADEEVWANLINLKPEAISLKSKKIPNYNEMIALFARDRASGVHAETPKEKNARLNKTGDIKVETIEEVDQLLASNDITLEKQQKNNDDDDDGLDDIQVLSPTCFSPVQNSSSKKYKTKKRKHEIEDEDEPEVEPESFEKVIMRAVKDVASAMREGNKIFENSHHRVYTGDEIYKELEPMDLEPDELAEALMFLSRNQSDAGTLFRVPFKIRKSLLKKMMGASK from the exons ATGATGAAGGAAGAACAAGTTACTAAGAAAGAACACATAAAATGGACAAATTGGATGGATTCTTGTTTTATTCAATATATGATGACACAAGATGACAAAGGATTAAGGATTAGTGGGAGTTTCATCCCACAAGCGTACTCTAACATGGTGGAGGAGCTTAATCAAAAGTTTGGGAAGAGTTTAACAAAAAGTCATCTAAAGAATCGTTTGAAAACTTTAAAATCAGGTTTCTCGCAATGGTTTGACATGTTCCGCGGAACTTCATTGAGTGGGTTCGGTTGGAATTCTGAAACACAACTAATTGAAGCGGACGAGGAAGTGTGGGCCAACCTAATTAAT TTAAAGCCAGAGGCAATTTCATTGAAGTCCaaaaaaataccaaactacaatGAAATGATAGCTTTGTTTGCGAGAGATAGGGCTTCAGGGGTGCATGCTGAAACCCCGAAAGAGAAGAATGCTCGATTGAACAAGACTGGGGATATCAAAGTAGAAACAATTGAAGAAGTGGATCAGTTACTAGCAAGCAATGACATAACACTTGAgaaacaacaaaaaaataatgatgatgatgatgatggtctTGATGATATTCAAGTGTTATCTCCTACATGCTTTTCACCGGTGCAAAATTCAAGTTCTAAGAAGTACAAAACTAAAAAAAGGAAACATGaaattgaagatgaagatgaacctGAAGTTGAACCTGAATCGTTTGAAAAGGTTATTATGCGTGCAGTTAAAGATGTGGCTTCTGCTATGAGGGAGGGTAACAAAATCTTCGAAAACTCTCATCATCGAGTTTATACTGGTGATGAAATTTATAAAGAGTTGGAGCCAATGGATTTGGAACCCGATGAATTAGCGGAAGCTCTCATGTTTTTGTCGCGAAATCAATCTGATGCGGGGACGTTATTTAGAGTTCCATTTAAAATACGAAAAAGTTTGCTGAAAAAAATGATGGGGGCAAGTAAATGA
- the LOC111890395 gene encoding uncharacterized protein LOC111890395: protein MIALFARDRASGVHAETPKEKNARLNKTGDIKVETIEEVDQLLASNDITLEKQQKNNDDDDDGLDDIQVLSPTCFSPVQNSSSKKYKTKKRKHEIEDEDEPEVEPESFEKVIMRAVKDVASAMREGNKIFENSHHRVYTGDEIYKELEPMDLEPDELAEALMFLSRNQSNAGTLFRVPFKIRKSLLKKMMGASK, encoded by the coding sequence ATGATAGCTTTGTTTGCGAGAGATAGGGCTTCAGGGGTGCATGCTGAAACCCCGAAAGAGAAGAATGCTCGATTGAACAAGACTGGGGATATCAAAGTAGAAACAATTGAAGAAGTGGATCAGTTACTAGCAAGCAATGACATAACACTTGAgaaacaacaaaaaaataatgatgatgatgatgatggtctTGATGATATTCAAGTGTTATCTCCTACATGCTTTTCACCGGTGCAAAATTCAAGTTCTAAGAAGTACAAAACTAAAAAAAGGAAACATGaaattgaagatgaagatgaacctGAAGTTGAACCTGAATCGTTTGAAAAGGTTATTATGCGTGCAGTTAAAGATGTGGCTTCTGCTATGAGGGAGGGTAACAAAATCTTCGAAAACTCTCATCATCGAGTTTATACTGGTGATGAAATTTATAAAGAGTTGGAGCCAATGGATTTGGAACCCGATGAATTAGCGGAAGCTCTCATGTTTTTGTCGCGAAATCAATCTAATGCGGGGACGTTATTTAGAGTTCCATTTAAAATACGAAAAAGTTTGCTGAAAAAAATGATGGGGGCAAGTAAATGA